From Brochothrix thermosphacta DSM 20171 = FSL F6-1036, a single genomic window includes:
- a CDS encoding carbonic anhydrase — protein MGIALTKQWTYKDDGTGPEHWCDLCEAFAIAKTGRAQSPININVGETALTTELLPLTYHYKKTEFDCVMTEAKVFHAYPKTDDNFITYNGLKYHLTNWHMHMPSEHQVNGGVYPLEGHLVHTNDQGGIVVMAFFFEIGEEDNKELKGLPETWLRARDKGETGAWTFNPIDFLGKERKNAFVYEGSLTTPPTLECVTWMVWQKPITLGKKQAVNLYDLLYGTIRPVQPLNGRKVTLY, from the coding sequence ATGGGGATAGCATTAACAAAACAATGGACATATAAAGATGATGGAACAGGTCCAGAACATTGGTGTGATTTATGTGAGGCGTTTGCGATTGCAAAAACGGGGCGTGCTCAATCACCTATTAATATCAATGTTGGTGAAACGGCACTTACAACTGAATTATTACCATTAACCTATCATTATAAAAAAACAGAATTTGATTGTGTGATGACTGAAGCAAAAGTCTTCCATGCATATCCAAAGACAGACGATAATTTTATCACATATAACGGTTTAAAATACCACTTAACAAATTGGCACATGCATATGCCGAGCGAGCATCAAGTGAATGGTGGCGTTTATCCATTAGAGGGTCACTTAGTGCATACCAATGATCAGGGCGGAATTGTCGTCATGGCTTTCTTCTTTGAAATAGGTGAAGAGGATAACAAGGAATTGAAAGGATTGCCAGAAACATGGCTACGTGCGCGTGATAAAGGGGAAACAGGCGCATGGACATTTAATCCAATCGATTTTTTAGGTAAAGAACGCAAAAATGCTTTTGTGTATGAAGGTTCACTTACAACACCTCCAACATTAGAATGTGTGACTTGGATGGTTTGGCAAAAACCAATTACACTAGGAAAAAAACAAGCAGTTAATTTATACGATTTATTATACGGCACTATACGACCTGTTCAGCCATTGAATGGTCGAAAGGTAACTCTTTATTAG
- a CDS encoding YitT family protein, producing the protein MKKQLVFNIFKIVIGSFIFALSVNMFALSNKLGEGGVTGTTMVLFYLFGLAPALTNLILNGILMIIGYKFLDKSTIYYTILTIGLISLFLRLTHNTGMQLEHPLVASVAAGISMGVGIGLIMNSGSTTAGSAILAKIANKYLGWNTSYALLFFDLIVVIPSGFVIGFENMIFTVISLYISTKVLDLILEGANVKKSIMIISEKHEIIANMVEKKLDRGITVLHGHGHYTKQEKQILYVVVSRQQLREVTNFVREIDDKAFVIINDVKSVEGEGFTHKLTH; encoded by the coding sequence ATGAAAAAACAACTTGTCTTTAATATCTTTAAAATCGTTATCGGATCTTTTATTTTCGCACTTTCCGTTAACATGTTTGCTCTCTCAAACAAACTTGGTGAAGGTGGTGTAACAGGTACTACCATGGTCTTATTTTATCTATTCGGACTTGCACCGGCCTTAACTAACTTAATCTTAAATGGTATTTTAATGATTATTGGTTATAAATTCTTAGATAAATCAACCATCTATTACACAATCCTGACTATCGGTTTGATTTCATTATTTTTACGTTTAACACATAACACAGGTATGCAGTTAGAACACCCATTAGTGGCGAGTGTCGCTGCCGGTATTTCAATGGGTGTTGGTATTGGTTTGATTATGAATAGTGGAAGTACAACCGCAGGTTCAGCTATTCTTGCTAAAATAGCTAATAAATACCTTGGCTGGAATACAAGCTACGCATTGCTATTCTTTGATTTAATTGTAGTCATTCCATCCGGTTTTGTTATTGGCTTTGAAAACATGATTTTCACTGTAATTTCATTGTACATTTCAACAAAAGTATTAGACCTTATTTTAGAAGGAGCTAACGTTAAGAAATCAATTATGATCATCTCTGAAAAACATGAAATTATCGCGAATATGGTTGAGAAAAAACTCGACCGAGGTATCACGGTTTTACATGGTCATGGTCATTATACAAAACAAGAAAAACAAATTTTGTATGTCGTCGTTAGCCGACAACAATTGCGTGAAGTTACAAACTTTGTTCGCGAAATTGATGATAAAGCATTTGTAATTATCAATGATGTTAAAAGTGTTGAAGGTGAAGGCTTCACACATAAATTAACACATTAA
- a CDS encoding catalase, producing MTNQHNAKLTTNTGAPVGDNQNTMTAGVNGPVLLQDVHFIEKMAHFDRERVPERVVHAKGAGAHGVFKVTNDLTKYTRADFLSEVGKETEMLARFSTVAGELGSADTLRDPRGFSLRFYSEEGNYDLVGNNTPVFFIRDPLKFPDFIHTQKRNPQTHLKSTTAVWDFWSLSPESLHQVTILMSDRGIPASFRHMHGYGSHTYRWTNAEGESFWVKYHFRTDQGVQNLTAEAAERLAGQNPDYHTEDLFYAIEDGEFPSWTLSVQIMPLEDAAKYRFNSFDVTQVWSQKDYPLIEVGTMTLNRNPENYFATIEQAAFSPANIVPGIDFSPDKMLHGRVFAYPDTQRHRIGPNYNLLKVNQPKNPINNYQRDGSMRSDNNGGSDVYYEPNSFGGPKESPVDKYATLKIEGIAGNHSYQEDDFYTQPGDLYRLLSEDEKQRLVDNIVGGLSTVRLEEIKIRQTKQFYKADKDYGERVAKALNISIDQIK from the coding sequence ATGACAAATCAGCACAATGCTAAACTAACAACTAACACAGGCGCACCAGTTGGCGATAATCAAAATACGATGACTGCGGGCGTTAATGGTCCGGTATTACTGCAGGATGTTCATTTTATTGAGAAAATGGCACACTTTGACCGAGAACGTGTACCAGAACGTGTTGTACATGCTAAAGGCGCAGGGGCACATGGCGTGTTTAAGGTGACGAACGATTTAACAAAATATACGCGTGCTGATTTTTTATCTGAAGTAGGTAAAGAAACAGAAATGCTTGCACGTTTCTCTACTGTTGCGGGTGAATTAGGTTCAGCTGATACTTTACGTGATCCACGCGGATTTTCATTACGCTTTTATAGCGAAGAAGGTAACTATGACCTTGTAGGAAACAATACACCTGTATTTTTTATCCGTGATCCATTAAAATTCCCGGATTTTATTCATACACAAAAACGTAACCCACAAACGCATCTAAAGAGTACCACAGCCGTTTGGGATTTTTGGTCTTTATCACCAGAATCATTGCACCAAGTAACAATTTTAATGTCAGATCGTGGTATTCCAGCATCATTCAGACATATGCATGGTTATGGTAGCCATACATATCGTTGGACTAATGCTGAGGGTGAAAGCTTCTGGGTGAAATATCACTTTAGAACAGACCAAGGGGTACAAAACTTAACTGCTGAGGCAGCTGAAAGATTAGCTGGCCAAAATCCAGATTATCATACTGAAGATTTGTTTTATGCGATTGAAGATGGCGAATTTCCTTCATGGACATTAAGTGTACAAATAATGCCGTTGGAAGATGCAGCCAAATATCGCTTTAATTCTTTTGATGTCACGCAAGTATGGTCACAAAAAGATTATCCGTTAATCGAAGTTGGGACAATGACTTTGAATCGTAATCCTGAAAATTATTTTGCGACTATCGAACAAGCGGCTTTTTCACCAGCTAATATTGTACCAGGGATTGATTTTTCTCCAGATAAGATGTTACATGGTCGTGTGTTTGCTTACCCTGACACACAACGTCACCGCATCGGACCTAATTATAATCTACTTAAAGTAAATCAACCTAAAAATCCAATTAACAATTATCAACGAGATGGAAGTATGCGTAGCGACAATAATGGGGGGAGTGACGTATACTACGAACCAAATAGTTTTGGTGGGCCAAAAGAGTCGCCAGTTGATAAGTATGCAACACTAAAAATCGAGGGTATTGCAGGTAATCATTCATACCAAGAAGATGATTTTTACACTCAACCAGGAGATTTATATCGTTTATTAAGTGAAGATGAAAAACAACGTTTAGTAGATAATATCGTGGGTGGATTGAGTACAGTTCGTCTTGAAGAAATTAAAATAAGACAAACAAAACAATTCTATAAAGCTGATAAAGATTATGGTGAACGTGTAGCCAAAGCCTTAAACATATCGATTGATCAAATTAAATAA
- a CDS encoding ABC transporter permease: MKKSLKWGNVYLVVVFAILYIPILYMALFSFNKAGTMVNFEGFTLKYYAEVFKDQRLIMIVLDTFAIALLSSTIAVVIGVFGALAIRYAPKRQYKNSILTLNNVLIVSPDVIIGASFLILFTMIGLKLGFASVLIAHIAFSVPIVVLMVLPKLNEMSPSLVRAAQDLGANQWQVLTKVILPSLTPGIFAGFFMALTYSLDDFAVTFFVTGNGFSTLGVEIYSRARTGVSLSINAISTILFVITLALVLGYYAISSKEKKKQGVTK, translated from the coding sequence ATGAAAAAGAGCTTGAAGTGGGGGAATGTATACCTTGTGGTTGTTTTTGCAATCCTCTATATCCCAATTCTCTATATGGCATTGTTTTCATTTAACAAAGCAGGAACAATGGTTAATTTTGAAGGCTTTACTTTAAAATATTACGCAGAGGTTTTTAAAGACCAACGCTTGATTATGATTGTGCTTGATACCTTTGCTATAGCGTTATTATCATCGACTATTGCTGTTGTAATAGGTGTTTTTGGAGCTTTAGCAATTCGTTATGCTCCGAAGCGTCAGTATAAAAATAGTATCTTAACGTTAAACAACGTTCTTATTGTCAGCCCAGATGTTATTATTGGTGCATCCTTCTTAATTTTATTTACCATGATTGGTTTAAAATTAGGTTTCGCATCAGTATTAATTGCACACATTGCTTTTAGCGTACCAATTGTTGTGCTGATGGTTTTACCGAAATTGAATGAAATGAGCCCTTCGTTAGTTAGAGCGGCACAAGATTTAGGTGCAAATCAATGGCAAGTGTTAACAAAAGTGATTCTACCATCTCTTACACCAGGGATTTTTGCCGGTTTTTTCATGGCATTGACTTACTCTCTAGATGATTTTGCTGTTACTTTTTTCGTCACAGGAAATGGTTTTTCAACACTTGGAGTTGAAATATATTCGCGAGCAAGAACAGGTGTATCGCTTTCTATCAATGCTATTTCAACCATTTTATTTGTGATTACATTAGCATTAGTTTTAGGGTATTATGCGATTAGTAGTAAAGAGAAAAAGAAACAAGGGGTGACAAAATGA
- a CDS encoding ABC transporter permease has product MNKISRRLYSIPYFLWIVLFVVLPVLLVAYYSFFDVSGNFTFDNYRRFLTPVYLKMTVSSFWYAFLVTFFCLAVAYPTAYLLTYTKHKQLWLLLIILPTWINLLLKTYAFIGLFGAYGPVNEFFGFIGIGAQNLLFTDFSYVFVTTYIFIPFMIMPIFNSLEEMNISLIRASRDLGASSTQTFKRVILPLTMDGVKAGCQAVFIPALSLFMITRLISGNRVVTLGTAIEQHFLVTQDWGMGSTIAVVLIIAMGIIMYATGERKQKGGGK; this is encoded by the coding sequence ATGAATAAAATATCGAGACGCTTATACTCTATCCCTTATTTTTTATGGATTGTTCTTTTTGTTGTATTACCCGTTTTGCTGGTCGCTTACTATTCGTTTTTTGATGTTAGCGGAAATTTCACATTCGATAACTACCGACGCTTTTTAACACCAGTCTATTTGAAAATGACAGTCAGTTCTTTTTGGTATGCTTTTTTGGTGACATTTTTCTGTTTGGCAGTTGCTTATCCGACAGCCTATCTACTGACTTATACTAAACATAAACAACTGTGGTTACTATTAATTATTTTACCAACTTGGATTAATTTACTTCTTAAAACATACGCGTTTATTGGACTTTTTGGAGCATATGGGCCAGTGAATGAATTTTTTGGCTTTATTGGTATCGGAGCCCAAAATTTGTTATTCACTGATTTTAGTTATGTTTTTGTTACAACATATATCTTTATACCTTTCATGATTATGCCGATTTTTAATTCTTTAGAGGAAATGAATATTTCTTTGATTCGTGCTTCGCGTGATTTAGGTGCATCGAGTACACAAACATTTAAACGCGTTATTTTACCGTTGACAATGGATGGTGTAAAAGCAGGCTGCCAGGCTGTGTTCATTCCAGCTTTATCTCTTTTCATGATTACACGCCTTATTTCAGGGAATCGTGTGGTGACATTAGGAACAGCAATCGAACAACATTTCCTTGTGACACAGGACTGGGGTATGGGGTCGACCATTGCAGTTGTATTAATTATTGCAATGGGGATTATTATGTATGCGACAGGTGAGCGTAAGCAGAAAGGGGGAGGCAAATGA
- a CDS encoding LTA synthase family protein, whose translation MISFKNKKQFSSAILFCSIAVIMFWVKSYITYSTAFNLGIENGAQKFLLLLNPLSATLFFLGLGLFAKGRRAFIWIIIADFLLSLLLYCNVVYYREFSDFITVPTMLQSNNLGDMGGSIVALMRPADFLVFTDVVILILLLVFKVFVPNREVRVRPRKTVGILTLAIAVFAANLSLAEIDRPQLLTRGFDNNYLVKYLGMTNFMLFDTYRTAKSTKEKASASGTDTQQALDFTKKNYAEPNSKYFGVAKNKNVIYIHLESFQQYLIDFKLNGEEVTPTINKFFHDKETIAFDNYFHQVGQGKTSDAEMMLENSLYGLASGSAFTSKGNNVYQSQPAILGQHGYDSAVFHGNTRSFWNRDAIYKEFGIKNFFDSSYYDMNENDTLNYGLKDKPFFKESIPMLETLKQPFYAKFITLSNHFPYPISEEDATIKPATSGDSTVDSSFQTARYLDEAVKQFMTYLKKSGLYDNSVIVMYGDHYGTSENRSSALGEVLGNDDVTPFDVAQLQRVPFMVHVPGVKGFVDHSYGGQIDTLPTVLHLLGIDSKDYLQFGTDMLSKQHNQTVPFRNGNFVSDKVSYINGVFYDQKTGAVIPSDKVTDEMKAQHNYVNNSLGFSDKVLQQDLLRFYTPKGFKATDRSDYNYNHQTGDPIKKTTSNED comes from the coding sequence ATGATTAGTTTTAAAAATAAAAAACAGTTTAGCAGTGCCATTTTATTCTGCTCAATTGCAGTTATAATGTTTTGGGTAAAATCTTATATCACCTATTCGACCGCCTTTAACTTAGGTATCGAAAACGGTGCGCAAAAGTTCTTACTCTTATTAAACCCATTAAGCGCAACACTGTTCTTCCTTGGGTTAGGATTATTTGCTAAAGGGCGTCGTGCATTTATATGGATAATTATCGCTGACTTCTTACTCAGCCTACTATTGTATTGTAACGTTGTATATTATCGTGAGTTTTCTGATTTCATTACAGTACCCACAATGTTACAGTCAAATAATTTAGGTGATATGGGAGGAAGTATCGTTGCTTTAATGCGACCAGCAGACTTCCTAGTGTTTACAGATGTAGTCATCTTAATCTTACTACTCGTTTTCAAAGTATTTGTGCCAAATCGCGAAGTACGCGTCCGTCCGCGTAAAACAGTCGGTATACTTACATTAGCAATCGCTGTTTTTGCAGCAAACCTTTCATTAGCTGAAATTGATCGTCCACAATTATTAACGCGTGGTTTTGATAATAACTACCTTGTAAAATATCTGGGTATGACCAACTTCATGTTATTTGATACTTACCGAACAGCTAAATCAACTAAAGAAAAAGCAAGTGCCAGTGGAACAGATACACAACAAGCACTTGATTTCACTAAAAAAAATTACGCAGAACCTAACTCAAAATATTTTGGTGTTGCCAAGAATAAAAACGTCATTTATATTCATCTTGAGTCTTTCCAACAATATTTGATTGATTTCAAATTGAATGGCGAAGAAGTAACGCCAACAATTAATAAGTTTTTCCATGATAAAGAAACAATTGCCTTTGATAACTATTTCCACCAAGTAGGTCAAGGTAAAACAAGTGATGCTGAAATGATGCTTGAAAACTCATTATATGGTTTAGCAAGTGGATCAGCTTTCACATCTAAGGGTAACAACGTTTATCAATCTCAACCAGCTATTCTTGGTCAACATGGTTATGATAGTGCTGTTTTCCACGGTAATACACGTTCATTCTGGAACCGTGATGCTATCTATAAAGAATTCGGTATTAAAAATTTCTTTGATTCAAGCTATTACGATATGAATGAAAATGATACATTAAACTACGGATTGAAAGATAAACCGTTCTTTAAAGAATCTATTCCAATGCTAGAAACATTGAAACAACCGTTTTATGCAAAATTCATTACATTATCTAACCACTTCCCTTACCCAATTAGTGAAGAGGATGCAACAATCAAACCTGCAACTTCAGGTGATTCAACAGTAGACAGCTCATTCCAAACAGCACGTTATTTAGATGAGGCTGTTAAACAATTTATGACTTACTTGAAAAAATCTGGTCTTTATGATAATTCAGTAATTGTTATGTATGGTGACCATTATGGTACTTCAGAAAATCGTTCATCTGCGCTTGGCGAAGTATTAGGAAATGACGACGTGACACCTTTTGATGTTGCACAATTACAACGCGTGCCATTTATGGTTCATGTTCCTGGCGTAAAAGGTTTTGTAGATCATTCTTATGGTGGTCAAATTGATACATTACCAACTGTTTTACATCTATTAGGTATTGATAGTAAAGATTACCTTCAATTTGGTACAGATATGTTATCAAAACAACATAATCAAACCGTACCATTTAGAAATGGTAACTTTGTAAGTGATAAAGTGTCTTATATCAATGGTGTCTTTTATGATCAAAAAACAGGCGCTGTCATTCCAAGTGACAAAGTAACTGACGAAATGAAAGCTCAACATAATTACGTGAATAACTCACTTGGTTTCTCTGATAAGGTGCTGCAACAAGATTTACTTCGTTTCTATACACCTAAAGGATTTAAAGCAACTGATCGTTCAGATTATAACTATAACCACCAAACGGGCGATCCAATAAAAAAAACCACATCCAATGAGGATTAG
- a CDS encoding class A sortase: MKKTKLIVPIIILIIGVLLILSPWIKNMIVANTSKVDSSLTAEQFEKNNKNASKNDYNAVKRLSTTSVFNNSMKVDKDAIIGEIKINSVDLYLPILKGTNDANLLGGATTMLEEQKMGEGNYSLAGHHMRDSSLLFGPLLEIKKGADIVITNKKKDFHYKVVETKIVDETDIDILDDKGDKRITLFTCDTADATSKRFVVIGTLDKVTKHK, from the coding sequence GTGAAAAAAACAAAATTAATAGTTCCGATTATTATTTTGATTATAGGTGTATTATTAATTTTATCACCTTGGATTAAAAATATGATTGTGGCAAATACCAGTAAGGTTGATTCTTCATTAACTGCAGAACAATTTGAAAAAAATAATAAAAATGCTTCTAAAAATGATTATAATGCGGTTAAACGCTTATCAACAACTTCTGTTTTTAACAACAGTATGAAAGTAGATAAAGATGCGATTATTGGTGAAATTAAAATTAACAGTGTTGATTTATACTTACCTATCCTTAAAGGGACAAATGATGCGAACCTTTTAGGCGGCGCAACGACAATGTTGGAAGAACAAAAAATGGGTGAAGGAAATTATTCTTTAGCAGGTCATCACATGCGAGATAGCTCATTGTTATTTGGACCACTATTGGAAATCAAAAAGGGTGCGGATATCGTTATCACAAATAAGAAAAAAGATTTTCATTATAAAGTGGTAGAAACTAAAATTGTTGATGAAACTGATATTGATATACTGGATGATAAAGGGGACAAACGTATTACCCTTTTCACCTGTGATACAGCAGATGCAACCAGTAAACGTTTTGTAGTAATAGGAACTTTAGATAAAGTTACCAAGCACAAATAA
- a CDS encoding alpha/beta hydrolase yields the protein MNKFLKWLFVAFVTLILLPFTILFFIFRKAKGVPVAHPENLENLDEDAKEYVKSKGSTTDIGTRYKYLRITDKLTPVRPSVHVGLVEDKKINGPKGTQLPIRIYTPIADGPYKVMLYFHDGGFINGSIQTTDALARDIVEETGFKVITVDYRLAPDSPFPAAIEDAYTALEWAHSHPASLGYDGTGFIVAGEGAGANLAAVISIMARDKKSPATISEQLLFSPITDIFSRDASVLYPSFDTFDEGFVLTKDGLDKMFSLYIADNYNLKYNPLVAPIRTKDLSNLPPALIISAQFDPLRDQSRKYAEALKKADVTVDYHEIERVTHGYMEHLPRAASHVLQLVNKFVK from the coding sequence ATGAATAAATTTTTAAAATGGCTTTTCGTTGCCTTTGTAACGCTGATTTTGCTACCCTTCACTATTCTCTTTTTCATCTTCCGTAAAGCAAAAGGCGTACCTGTTGCTCACCCAGAAAATTTAGAGAATTTAGATGAAGATGCTAAAGAATATGTAAAATCAAAAGGTAGTACAACTGATATTGGCACCCGTTATAAATATCTCCGCATCACAGATAAATTAACTCCCGTTCGACCTTCTGTGCATGTTGGACTCGTAGAAGATAAAAAGATTAATGGACCTAAAGGAACACAATTGCCAATACGAATCTATACACCAATCGCTGATGGCCCCTATAAAGTAATGCTTTATTTCCATGATGGTGGTTTTATCAACGGCAGCATCCAAACAACCGATGCATTGGCTCGTGATATAGTCGAAGAAACCGGCTTTAAAGTTATCACAGTAGATTATCGTCTTGCACCAGATTCACCATTCCCAGCTGCAATTGAGGATGCCTACACGGCACTTGAATGGGCACACTCACATCCAGCAAGTCTTGGATATGATGGTACTGGATTTATCGTTGCAGGTGAAGGCGCTGGAGCTAACTTAGCTGCTGTAATTAGCATCATGGCCCGTGATAAAAAGTCGCCTGCTACTATAAGTGAACAACTGTTATTCAGCCCAATCACTGATATTTTCTCTCGTGATGCAAGCGTCCTCTATCCATCATTTGATACATTTGATGAAGGATTTGTTCTTACAAAAGATGGTTTGGATAAAATGTTTAGTCTCTACATAGCGGATAATTATAACTTAAAATACAATCCGTTAGTTGCTCCTATTCGTACGAAAGACTTAAGTAATTTACCGCCTGCCTTAATTATTTCAGCACAGTTCGATCCATTACGCGATCAATCACGTAAATATGCTGAAGCACTTAAGAAAGCCGATGTGACAGTTGATTACCATGAAATTGAACGTGTTACACACGGTTACATGGAACACTTGCCTCGTGCAGCTTCACATGTATTACAGCTCGTTAACAAGTTTGTAAAATAA
- a CDS encoding ABC transporter substrate-binding protein, with translation MKRLVYFFTSILIVAFVILGIAFKMNQNGGNTAGNTLTIYNWGDYIDPDLIKKFEKETKIHVSYQTFDSNEAMMTKIEQGGTNFDLIVPSDYTISKMKKANLLEKLDQSKVPNVKYLDKHFVNLSYDEGNHYSIPYFWGTVGILYNSEMLNGMKIKSWKDLYQPELKHEIMLVDGSREVMGMGLNTLGYSLNDVNHQHLQEAKRKLQELMPNVKAIVGDEIKLMIENNESSVGVVWSGEAANIVQENPALDYVIPSEGTNLWFDTMAIPKSAKNKEAAYKFMNFMLDPKNAAINAEYVGYSTPVASAMKYLPKEVANDKRFYPNLNNTKGLEVYDDLGKKNLSYYNELYLQLKMSKR, from the coding sequence ATGAAACGATTAGTGTACTTTTTCACTTCAATTTTGATTGTCGCTTTTGTCATTTTAGGAATTGCATTTAAAATGAACCAAAATGGCGGTAATACAGCTGGAAATACGTTGACAATTTACAATTGGGGAGACTATATTGACCCTGATTTAATAAAAAAATTCGAAAAAGAAACCAAAATACATGTTAGTTATCAAACGTTCGATAGTAATGAAGCGATGATGACTAAGATTGAACAAGGCGGAACAAATTTTGATCTAATTGTTCCTTCTGACTATACAATTTCAAAAATGAAAAAAGCGAATCTACTTGAAAAATTAGATCAAAGTAAGGTTCCGAATGTAAAATACCTCGACAAGCACTTTGTTAATTTAAGTTATGATGAAGGTAACCATTATTCGATTCCTTATTTTTGGGGAACTGTGGGCATCCTCTATAATAGCGAGATGTTGAATGGTATGAAAATAAAGAGTTGGAAAGATCTTTACCAACCTGAATTAAAGCATGAAATTATGTTAGTAGATGGCAGCCGTGAGGTAATGGGTATGGGCTTAAATACTTTGGGCTACTCACTTAACGATGTTAATCATCAACATTTACAAGAGGCAAAACGAAAATTACAAGAGCTGATGCCTAATGTAAAAGCAATCGTTGGTGATGAAATTAAATTAATGATTGAAAATAATGAGTCATCAGTTGGTGTAGTATGGTCAGGAGAAGCTGCTAACATTGTTCAAGAAAATCCGGCTTTGGATTATGTCATTCCTTCTGAAGGGACCAACTTATGGTTTGATACGATGGCGATACCGAAAAGTGCAAAAAATAAAGAGGCTGCTTATAAATTTATGAACTTTATGTTGGACCCCAAAAATGCAGCAATAAATGCTGAATATGTAGGTTATTCTACACCTGTTGCATCTGCGATGAAGTATTTACCAAAAGAAGTTGCTAATGATAAACGCTTTTATCCAAACCTCAATAATACCAAAGGGTTAGAGGTTTATGATGACTTAGGTAAAAAGAATTTATCCTATTATAATGAGTTATATTTACAACTAAAAATGTCAAAACGGTGA
- the coaA gene encoding type I pantothenate kinase, whose product MKEALYRKFTREEWQKLEKITLPNLSIEELARIESLNDSLSLQDVSEVYLPLIKLLEIHITEFQTKNNQLNRFFGQLDKPAPFIIGIAGSVSVGKSTIARLLQVLLSYSLPKLNVDLVTTDGFLFPNKVLKAEKMMDRKGFPESYDGKRIIRFLSELKSGQKQIKVPIYSHLSYDVLEEKKQTLIEPDIVIVEGVNVLQGNLKQPFFTTDFFDFSIYMDAEKALIQKWYVERFMMLRETAFQDPESYFHMYAEKTDEEAHAIANDVWHTINEINLERHIQPTRNRAKLILQKGVDHKIEFIKLRK is encoded by the coding sequence ATGAAAGAAGCATTATACCGTAAATTCACTCGAGAAGAATGGCAGAAATTGGAGAAAATCACATTGCCAAACCTATCGATTGAAGAGCTTGCTAGAATTGAAAGTTTAAATGATAGTTTATCACTTCAAGATGTAAGTGAAGTTTATCTACCATTAATTAAACTTTTAGAGATACACATAACGGAATTTCAAACTAAAAATAATCAATTGAATCGTTTCTTTGGTCAGTTAGATAAACCGGCACCATTCATCATTGGGATTGCGGGAAGTGTATCTGTTGGTAAAAGTACAATCGCTCGTCTCTTGCAAGTATTATTAAGCTATTCATTACCAAAATTGAATGTTGATTTAGTCACTACGGATGGTTTTTTATTCCCTAATAAAGTATTAAAAGCTGAGAAGATGATGGATCGAAAAGGTTTTCCAGAAAGTTATGATGGTAAACGTATCATTCGTTTTTTAAGTGAATTAAAAAGTGGGCAAAAACAAATTAAAGTCCCAATTTATTCGCATTTAAGCTATGATGTTTTAGAAGAAAAAAAACAAACGTTGATTGAGCCAGACATTGTAATTGTTGAAGGTGTTAATGTTTTACAAGGTAATTTAAAACAACCGTTTTTCACAACGGATTTTTTCGATTTCTCAATCTACATGGATGCCGAAAAAGCCTTGATTCAGAAATGGTATGTTGAACGATTTATGATGTTGCGTGAAACGGCATTCCAAGATCCAGAATCATATTTTCACATGTATGCTGAAAAAACAGATGAAGAGGCACATGCAATTGCTAATGATGTATGGCATACAATCAATGAAATTAATCTAGAACGCCACATACAACCTACACGAAATCGAGCAAAATTGATTCTTCAAAAGGGTGTCGATCACAAGATTGAATTTATTAAATTACGTAAATAA